CCAAATAATAAGGTTTAGAAAAAAACATATGGAGTTTTCCTTCCGTCCAGGGTCTTATTTTTTCTGCCACCCTGACCAATTTCTCATGGTCGTCTTGAAAAAGAACTTTTATAACATCCTCTTTAATACCAGTAGAGAAATCTCCTATTTCTATTGCCTGAATACCGGCCATAGCGGTATATCTTTTTGTATATTCATTGCTTTTTTCTACTAATAAATCATTGCCTTGGTAGGTTTGAACATATACATTTTCTTTTTTTGCAAAAACAAATAAATACTGTGCATATTCCAGGGATACATCCTCCTGGTTAATGATTTCTAAATCTTTGGTTTTAAAAATCACTGCACCATTATAGGAAATGCCGTATTCATCCTCTTTTTTTAGTCCTAATTCTTCTAAATAAGAATTGATGGAAAGACTGGTTCTGCCTGAACAAAGCACAATCTTTACGCCCTTTTTGGATGCTTTTTTAATGGCTTCTTGATTTTCTTTAGAGATTCTTAGCTCGTCATTTAAAAGCGTATCATCCATATCTATTGCTACCATTTTGTATGTCATTTTTCTTTTCCTTTCTTTTAATTTGACATTTTGTCTGTATTATTATATAGTATGTGTTAAAGAACATGTTCTTT
The genomic region above belongs to Defluviitalea saccharophila and contains:
- a CDS encoding Cof-type HAD-IIB family hydrolase: MTYKMVAIDMDDTLLNDELRISKENQEAIKKASKKGVKIVLCSGRTSLSINSYLEELGLKKEDEYGISYNGAVIFKTKDLEIINQEDVSLEYAQYLFVFAKKENVYVQTYQGNDLLVEKSNEYTKRYTAMAGIQAIEIGDFSTGIKEDVIKVLFQDDHEKLVRVAEKIRPWTEGKLHMFFSKPYYLEFTSINANKGLAVRKLGQKLGFKKEEIICVGDSFNDLYMIKEAGLGIAMANAHPDIKKAAQYITENDNNHHAIKEVIEKFIL